A single genomic interval of Pyrus communis chromosome 7, drPyrComm1.1, whole genome shotgun sequence harbors:
- the LOC137739749 gene encoding probable protein phosphatase 2C 52, whose protein sequence is MGGCVSTSSRSTLSSRSNGERVAQTGLGIGFCGQKRTKKTFSDHSYTLQNLHTLSNRIFTNGKSQTSCIFTQQGRKGINQDAMVVWEDFMSDDAIFCGVFDGHGPHGHLVARKVRDALPVKLLSFLYSYQSRLKGSSKTCFKGSVKKSDGGDTEKDGSAEEKLNLSWRDAFLKSYKSMDKELRSHPNLDCFCSGSTAVTLVKQGSNLFMGYIGDSRAILGSKDSSDSMVAIQLTVDLKPDLPREAERIKRCKGRVFALQDEPEVSRVWLPFDDAPGLAMARAFGDFCLKEYGVISIPEFSHRILTDRDQFIVLASDGVWDVLSNEEVVEIVSSAPSRASAARTVVDSAAREWKLKYPTSKMDDCAVVCLFLDGKMDSESDYEEQGFSSATIQSNHSGNAAESDDGQKSEPSLQRNFTVRSSDESDTYGRLPVEIEGNEETVAAEDQNWSGLEGVTRVNSLVQLPRFSEERP, encoded by the exons ATGGGGGGTTGTGTTTCGACTAGTAGTCGGAGTACTCTTAGTAGCAGGAGCAATGGAGAGAGAGTTGCGCAGACAGGCCTGGGGATTGGATTTTGTGGCCAAAAGAGAACGAAGAAGACATTCTCTGACCATTCCTATACTCTTCAGAACTTACACACCTTATCCAACCGCATTTTTACCAACGGAAAGAGTCAGACTTCTTGCATATTCACACAGCAGGGCCGCAAAGGCATAAACCAGGATGCCATGGTTGTGTGGGAA GATTTCATGTCCGATGATGCGATCTTTTGTGGTGTTTTTGATGGCCATGGTCCGCATGGCCATCTTGTTGCACGTAAAGTAAGGGATGCATTGCCTGTGAAGCTGCTATCCTTCTTGTATTCATATCAATCGAGGTTAAAAGGGTCCAGTAAAACATGTTTCAAAGGGAGCGTGAAGAAGTCAGATGGTGGAGATACTGAGAAGGATGGTTCGGctgaagaaaaattgaatttatCATGGAGAGACGCCTTCCTGAAGTCATATAAATCCATGGACAAGGAGCTGAGGTCGCATCCGAATTTGGATTGCTTCTGCAGTGGTAGCACTGCTGTCACTCTAGTCAAACAG GGGTCAAATCTTTTCATGGGTTATATTGGGGATTCTCGAGCAATCCTGGGATCAAAGGACAGTAGTGATTCAATGGTGGCAATCCAGTTGACTGTTGATTTAAAGCCCGATCTTCCAA GGGAAGCTGAAAGGATCAAACGATGCAAGGGTAGGGTGTTTGCTTTGCAAGATGAGCCTGAAGTGTCTCGAGTATGGTTGCCTTTTGATGATGCCCCAGGCTTAGCAATGGCTCGAGCCTTCGGTGATTTCTGTTTAAAGGAGTATGGAGTGATCTCAATACCTGAGTTCTCACACCGGATACTTACTGACAGAGATCAGTTCATTGTTCTCGCTTCTGATGGG GTTTGGGATGTCTTAAGCAATGAAGAGGTTGTTGAGATAGTATCCTCAGCCCCAAGCCGGGCATCGGCTGCAAGGACTGTGGTGGACTCAGCTGCTCGTGAATGGAAACTCAAATACCCAACTTCGAAGATGGATGACTGTGCTGTTGTTTGCTTGTTTTTGGATGGGAAAATGGATTCAGAATCTGATTACGAGGAACAAGGTTTTTCATCTGCAACCATTCAAAGCAATCACTCTGGCAATGCAGCTGAATCAGATGATGGCCAGAAGTCCGAGCCATCTTTGCAGAGGAATTTCACTGTCAGATCATCTGATGAAAGTGATACTTATGGTCGACTACCGGTTGAGATTGAAGGGAATGAAGAAACAGTGGCAGCTGAAGATCAGAACTGGTCGGGTTTGGAAGGCGTGACGCGCGTGAACTCCCTTGTTCAACTTCCTAGATTTTCCGAGGAAAGGCCTTAG